The following coding sequences lie in one Myxococcus xanthus genomic window:
- the gltX gene encoding glutamate--tRNA ligase yields MPPALRVRFAPSPTGYLHIGGARTALMNFLQARRQGGTFVLRMEDTDQGRSTPESVQAILDGLNWLGIDWDEGPGKEGPYAPYFQMQRLDTYRKHADQLIAEGKAYRCYCTKEDLDAQRQVAEKAGGAFKYPGTCRERTEPPAGRNAADAVIRFKMPAGDGSVSFTDKALGTITKTHSDLDDWVMMRADGIPVYNFGCVIDDHLMDITLVARGQEHVNSTFPQLMLYQALGWTPPDFAHLPLILGPDREKLSKRKHPEADVMVHKRNGVMPEALLNFVIRLGWSHGNDEVISREQMLEWFDFSDVGTTSGVWNPEKLLWLNQQWMKQLPVETVVERLLPFLEAKGIQAKGDPRLETLVRTLRERSNTLEDIATTAANVYFRSGITLDEKAATKHLSGESLNLLRKVRETLVALPEWSVEALDGVVKQVSEASSVGMGKVAQPIRVALTGNTTSPGIGETLVLVGRDESLLRIDAALTRG; encoded by the coding sequence ATGCCTCCTGCCCTTCGCGTCCGCTTCGCTCCCTCGCCTACCGGTTACCTTCACATTGGCGGTGCCCGTACGGCGCTGATGAATTTCCTGCAGGCGCGGCGCCAGGGCGGCACCTTCGTCCTTCGCATGGAGGACACGGACCAGGGCCGCTCCACCCCGGAGTCGGTGCAGGCCATCCTGGACGGACTGAACTGGCTGGGCATCGACTGGGATGAGGGCCCCGGTAAGGAAGGCCCCTACGCCCCCTACTTCCAGATGCAGCGGCTGGACACCTACCGCAAGCACGCAGACCAGCTCATCGCCGAGGGCAAGGCCTACCGGTGCTACTGCACGAAGGAGGACCTCGACGCGCAGCGGCAGGTGGCGGAGAAGGCGGGCGGCGCGTTCAAGTACCCGGGCACCTGCCGTGAGCGGACCGAGCCCCCCGCCGGCCGCAACGCCGCGGACGCGGTCATCCGCTTCAAGATGCCCGCGGGTGACGGTTCCGTGTCCTTCACCGACAAGGCGCTGGGCACCATCACCAAGACGCACAGCGACCTGGATGACTGGGTCATGATGCGGGCGGACGGCATCCCCGTGTACAACTTCGGGTGTGTCATTGATGACCACCTGATGGACATCACCCTGGTCGCGCGCGGCCAGGAGCACGTCAACTCCACCTTCCCGCAGCTGATGCTGTACCAGGCGCTGGGGTGGACGCCTCCCGACTTCGCCCACCTGCCGCTCATCCTGGGCCCGGACCGCGAGAAGCTGTCCAAGCGCAAGCACCCGGAAGCGGACGTGATGGTGCACAAGCGCAACGGCGTCATGCCGGAGGCGCTGCTCAACTTCGTCATCCGCCTGGGCTGGAGCCACGGCAACGACGAGGTCATCAGCCGCGAGCAGATGCTCGAGTGGTTCGACTTCAGCGACGTGGGCACCACCTCCGGCGTGTGGAACCCGGAGAAGCTGCTGTGGCTCAACCAGCAGTGGATGAAGCAGCTGCCGGTGGAGACCGTGGTGGAGCGGCTGCTCCCCTTCCTGGAGGCGAAGGGCATCCAGGCGAAGGGCGACCCGCGTCTGGAGACGCTGGTGCGCACGCTGCGCGAGCGCTCCAACACCCTGGAAGACATCGCCACCACCGCGGCCAACGTCTACTTCCGCTCCGGCATCACCCTGGACGAGAAGGCCGCCACCAAGCACCTCTCCGGAGAGTCCCTCAACCTGCTGCGAAAGGTGCGCGAGACGCTCGTCGCGCTTCCGGAGTGGTCGGTGGAGGCGCTGGACGGCGTGGTGAAGCAGGTGAGCGAGGCCTCCAGCGTCGGCATGGGCAAGGTGGCGCAGCCCATCCGCGTGGCACTCACCGGCAACACCACCAGCCCGGGCATCGGCGAGACGCTGGTGTTGGTGGGCCGCGACGAATCCCTGCTGCGCATCGACGCGGCGCTGACGCGCGGTTGA